Proteins co-encoded in one Victivallis lenta genomic window:
- a CDS encoding amidoligase family protein, giving the protein MTNTIQTAKELTFGTELEYTNISRERAVKAIHSVVGGTIRYTGGGYDEWTVVAPDGRHWKAVSDGSLGSRSTSAEVVTPILKWDDMDTLQAVVRELRKAGAKTPECTSQHVHIGVRDFNARQIANFARIFYKQEELLLKAAGTLQRRIDSYTRRTDREFIARLEKAKPTTREELNKAWFGYSNPNPAHYDSMRYHAINLNNVWRTGTVEVRAFNGTTHAGEVKSHIVLCLAIAALAKNAKCASTKNQRPFCAESAKYDMRVFLLRLGLIGEEFKNVRMHLLKHLPGNTAWKHGRPEGR; this is encoded by the coding sequence ATGACCAACACGATTCAGACGGCGAAGGAACTTACCTTCGGGACGGAACTCGAGTACACGAACATCAGCCGCGAACGGGCGGTGAAAGCGATCCACAGCGTGGTCGGCGGAACGATCCGCTACACCGGAGGCGGATACGACGAATGGACGGTGGTCGCACCGGACGGACGCCACTGGAAAGCGGTCAGCGACGGAAGCCTCGGAAGCCGTTCCACAAGCGCCGAGGTGGTGACCCCGATCCTCAAATGGGACGACATGGACACCCTTCAGGCGGTGGTTCGCGAGCTCCGCAAAGCCGGAGCGAAAACTCCGGAATGCACCAGCCAGCACGTCCACATCGGAGTCCGCGATTTCAACGCCCGGCAGATCGCGAACTTCGCGCGGATTTTCTACAAGCAGGAAGAGCTTCTCCTCAAGGCGGCCGGAACGCTTCAGCGGCGAATCGACAGCTACACACGGCGCACCGACCGCGAATTCATCGCCCGGCTGGAAAAAGCCAAGCCCACCACGCGGGAGGAGCTCAACAAGGCATGGTTCGGATATTCAAATCCGAATCCCGCTCACTACGATTCCATGCGCTACCATGCGATCAACCTGAACAACGTATGGCGGACCGGGACGGTCGAGGTACGCGCGTTTAATGGGACTACCCATGCCGGAGAGGTCAAAAGTCACATTGTCCTCTGCCTCGCCATCGCCGCCCTCGCCAAAAACGCAAAGTGCGCGAGCACGAAAAACCAGCGTCCCTTCTGCGCCGAAAGCGCGAAGTACGACATGCGGGTTTTCCTCCTCCGCCTCGGACTGATCGGCGAGGAATTCAAAAACGTCCGTATGCACCTCCTCAAGCACCTGCCGGGGAACACGGCATGGAAGCACGGCAGACCGGAAGGACGGTAA
- a CDS encoding DUF3846 domain-containing protein: MRAIFINAVDQKVEEIQIENELHAFYERIGCDMIQCIDVGESHLLVCDEEGRLRNWKVGFRWPGSEGIAGNALLVCVDKNDDFTDAKAPRILIERNIKFLDLEKTPLPPPAFGCAFIPDLTPESIEAARAEAMHDLLRKRGC; encoded by the coding sequence ATGAGAGCAATTTTCATCAACGCCGTCGACCAAAAGGTCGAAGAAATCCAAATCGAAAACGAGCTTCACGCATTTTATGAGCGCATCGGATGCGACATGATCCAGTGCATCGATGTCGGGGAGAGTCACCTGCTGGTCTGTGACGAGGAAGGCCGCCTCCGGAACTGGAAGGTCGGATTCCGGTGGCCCGGATCCGAAGGAATCGCCGGGAATGCTCTGCTGGTCTGTGTGGACAAGAACGACGACTTCACCGATGCAAAAGCTCCAAGAATTCTGATCGAACGGAACATCAAATTCCTCGACCTGGAAAAGACGCCGCTCCCGCCGCCCGCCTTCGGATGCGCTTTTATCCCGGATTTAACTCCGGAAAGCATTGAGGCGGCAAGGGCGGAAGCCATGCACGATCTCTTACGCAAACGCGGGTGCTGA
- a CDS encoding gamma-glutamylcyclotransferase family protein, with protein sequence MKGLYAYFAYGSNLLPERLFQRCPTAVPYAPAILPNYRLTERLYADVDYAPGEQVHGFVYLLRAHDVARLDRYEGYPQIYLRYTVDVILDDGTELPALIYEMTPKTKEIRNGLPYPEEYRKICREGANLHRIKNHFIRKWRRK encoded by the coding sequence ATGAAGGGGTTATACGCATATTTCGCATACGGAAGCAACCTGCTGCCGGAGAGGTTGTTTCAGCGTTGCCCGACGGCGGTTCCATATGCTCCGGCGATTCTGCCGAACTACCGTCTGACCGAACGGCTTTATGCCGATGTCGACTATGCACCGGGAGAACAGGTTCACGGGTTTGTATATCTTCTCCGGGCGCATGACGTGGCGCGTCTTGACCGCTACGAGGGATATCCGCAGATTTACCTCCGTTACACCGTGGATGTGATCCTCGACGACGGGACGGAACTGCCCGCGCTGATTTACGAAATGACTCCGAAAACCAAGGAAATCCGCAACGGATTACCCTATCCGGAAGAGTATCGGAAGATCTGTCGCGAGGGGGCGAATCTTCACAGAATCAAAAATCATTTTATCAGAAAATGGAGGCGCAAATGA
- a CDS encoding gamma-glutamylcyclotransferase family protein — translation MKKETVLIAAYGTLRSGERNERFCRNAISCRSATISGTLYDTGWGFPAFVPKGKTKVSVELIEIPIRDWENVDRLEGYPRLYDRVLTDFRLPDGSTVQAWIYTMNHLPEQAKVIPSGDWKAR, via the coding sequence ATGAAAAAAGAAACTGTCCTGATCGCCGCATACGGCACTCTCCGTTCCGGCGAACGGAATGAACGTTTCTGCCGGAATGCCATTTCCTGCAGAAGCGCAACGATTTCTGGGACGCTCTATGACACGGGCTGGGGATTCCCGGCATTTGTCCCGAAAGGAAAAACAAAGGTCTCTGTCGAGCTGATTGAGATCCCGATCCGGGACTGGGAAAATGTTGACCGTCTGGAGGGATATCCCCGCCTCTACGATCGTGTTCTGACGGATTTCCGCCTGCCGGACGGTTCGACTGTTCAGGCATGGATCTACACCATGAACCATCTTCCGGAGCAGGCAAAAGTCATCCCCTCCGGCGACTGGAAAGCGAGGTGA
- the rlmN gene encoding 23S rRNA (adenine(2503)-C(2))-methyltransferase RlmN — translation MKHLPKSTLTEILNDPYGFTYKEMSEVIGEDKARALYAELYKQPFHKKNLSISTKKVYKSSDTEKYVYELKDNRYIETVFIKRRDGGTVCVSTQVGCSVGCIFCESGRNGFVRNLTPSEIVQQVILIRQKVNRIVFMGMGEPLFNYDNLIAAIHILRDRNGLNFPTDGITVSTVGPVNQLKKLREEHLKIQLTISLHAATQAARNCIIPHMHMYAIEDVVKQALSYSQRHNRKVVFAYLLLPGINDRSSDIRQLAKWFKGKNVMINVLQYNPTSNSKIRAPQKQEMVAFKHQLEQTGLEVTMRVSHGREIKAACGQLANTYNKAKKQQK, via the coding sequence ATGAAACACTTACCTAAAAGTACACTTACGGAAATATTGAATGACCCATACGGATTTACTTACAAAGAAATGTCGGAAGTAATTGGAGAGGATAAAGCAAGAGCCTTATATGCGGAATTGTATAAACAGCCATTTCACAAAAAAAATCTATCAATATCAACAAAAAAAGTCTATAAAAGTAGCGATACTGAAAAGTATGTTTATGAATTGAAAGACAACAGGTATATCGAAACGGTTTTTATTAAACGGCGAGATGGTGGGACTGTTTGCGTAAGTACGCAAGTTGGTTGTTCTGTTGGCTGTATTTTTTGTGAGTCCGGACGCAATGGTTTCGTTCGTAATCTAACACCATCTGAAATTGTGCAACAGGTCATATTGATACGTCAAAAAGTAAATCGTATCGTTTTTATGGGAATGGGAGAACCTTTATTCAATTACGACAACTTGATTGCAGCAATCCATATTCTTCGAGATAGAAATGGACTTAACTTTCCAACCGACGGCATTACCGTATCAACAGTTGGTCCAGTTAATCAATTAAAAAAATTGCGCGAAGAACATCTAAAAATTCAGTTGACAATATCTTTACATGCAGCAACACAGGCTGCGAGAAACTGCATCATTCCTCATATGCACATGTACGCTATTGAAGATGTTGTTAAGCAAGCATTGTCCTATTCACAAAGGCATAATCGAAAAGTGGTATTTGCGTATTTGCTTTTACCAGGTATAAATGACCGTTCCTCAGATATAAGGCAACTTGCAAAATGGTTTAAGGGCAAAAATGTTATGATTAACGTGCTGCAATACAACCCGACGAGTAATTCAAAAATTAGAGCACCACAAAAACAAGAAATGGTTGCGTTCAAACATCAATTAGAGCAAACAGGACTTGAAGTTACCATGAGAGTTTCTCATGGTAGAGAGATTAAAGCAGCTTGTGGACAGTTAGCTAATACATATAATAAAGCCAAAAAACAACAAAAATAA
- a CDS encoding RNA polymerase sigma factor, producing the protein MEPNRREFIKQCAFQKFCNTVLHNEACDAHKELHRHKAREITFSDLTLEEARQLHTFDEYFKGEIAFERAGKKITPKLLLEAIRTLPEEKRKAVLLYYFEGMNDTEIAELFDTSRSTIQYRRTSSFELLKKYLEENADEWDEW; encoded by the coding sequence GTGGAACCTAATCGCAGGGAGTTTATAAAACAGTGCGCTTTCCAGAAGTTTTGTAATACGGTACTGCACAATGAAGCGTGTGACGCTCACAAAGAGCTGCACAGGCATAAGGCAAGGGAGATTACCTTTTCCGACTTGACCTTAGAAGAAGCGCGGCAGCTTCATACCTTTGATGAATATTTCAAAGGGGAAATCGCCTTTGAAAGAGCCGGGAAGAAAATCACGCCGAAGCTGCTTCTTGAAGCAATCCGTACTTTGCCGGAAGAAAAGCGCAAAGCCGTACTCCTGTACTATTTCGAGGGAATGAACGACACCGAGATTGCGGAGCTGTTCGATACGTCGAGAAGCACGATACAGTACAGGCGGACAAGCTCTTTTGAGCTGCTAAAAAAATATCTGGAGGAAAATGCTGATGAATGGGACGAATGGTAA
- a CDS encoding helix-turn-helix domain-containing protein, producing MNGTNGNEPGYPEKALVPYPVILAATKGDPDAMKIVLQHFSGYIARLSMRKLYDERGNVYFGVDHDIRERLQAKLMMAVLTFKAEE from the coding sequence ATGAATGGGACGAATGGTAACGAACCCGGCTACCCGGAAAAAGCCCTTGTTCCCTATCCTGTCATTTTGGCAGCGACAAAGGGCGACCCGGACGCTATGAAGATTGTCTTGCAGCATTTCAGCGGCTACATAGCCCGCCTCTCCATGCGGAAGCTGTACGACGAGCGCGGGAACGTCTATTTTGGCGTAGACCACGACATTCGGGAACGGCTGCAAGCAAAACTGATGATGGCTGTCCTCACCTTTAAGGCAGAGGAATAA
- a CDS encoding transposon-encoded TnpW family protein: MDLLLFIDCIICLRKKGGFSLTQNQTPVTTTEHKIGKVTYLVCSSASERATDTLDKKIKKLIRKDMELNPANARK, translated from the coding sequence GTGGACTTGCTGCTATTCATAGACTGTATTATATGTTTGCGAAAGAAAGGGGGATTTTCTTTGACGCAAAACCAGACGCCCGTTACCACAACGGAGCATAAAATCGGAAAAGTTACTTACCTTGTATGTTCGTCCGCAAGTGAACGCGCAACGGACACACTGGATAAAAAGATAAAGAAGCTCATTCGCAAGGACATGGAGCTGAACCCCGCAAACGCCCGGAAATAG
- a CDS encoding recombinase family protein, with translation MLQTDKITALYCRLSQEDMQAGESESIQNQKLILQKYADEHHFFNTRFFVDDGFSGVSFEREGLQAMLHEVEAGNVATVITKDLSRLGRNYLKTGELIEIVFPEYEVRYIAINDGVDTAREDNEFTPLRNWFNEFYARDTSKKIRAVKQAKAQKGERVNGEAPYGYLIDPDNRNHLIPDPETAHVVKQIFAMYVRGDRMCEIQNWLRDNEILTVGELRYRRTGSKRHPRPQLNAWYNWPDKTLYDILTRKEYLGHTITGKTYKVSYKSKKTKKNPEEKRYFFPNTHEPLIDEETFELAQKRIATRQRPTKVDEIDLFSGLLFCGDCGYKMYAVRGAGTLERKHAYTCGNYRNRARNDMLCTTHYIRKSVLKELVLADLQRVTSYVKEHEQEFIETANECSAKAVQKTLTQQRKELDKAQNRINELNILFRKLYEDNALGKLSDEQFAFLTSGYDEEKKTLTRRIAELSQEIDNATERSADVKRFVALVRRYTAIEELTYENVHEFIDRILIHELDKETNTRKIEIFYSFVGRVDTGDKPTESISYFRQIGADVKSYAI, from the coding sequence ATGTTACAGACAGACAAGATTACCGCTTTATATTGCAGATTGAGCCAGGAAGATATGCAAGCCGGGGAAAGCGAAAGCATACAGAACCAAAAACTGATTTTACAAAAGTATGCTGACGAACACCACTTTTTCAACACACGCTTTTTTGTAGACGACGGATTTTCCGGCGTGAGCTTTGAGCGTGAGGGGCTTCAAGCCATGCTGCATGAGGTTGAAGCCGGGAACGTGGCGACCGTCATAACAAAAGACCTTTCCCGTCTGGGACGTAATTATCTGAAAACCGGCGAACTGATAGAGATTGTTTTCCCCGAATACGAAGTGCGCTACATTGCCATTAACGACGGTGTAGACACAGCGAGGGAAGATAACGAGTTTACCCCTCTGCGGAACTGGTTCAACGAGTTTTACGCCCGCGACACCTCAAAGAAAATCCGGGCTGTCAAACAGGCAAAGGCACAGAAAGGCGAGCGCGTCAACGGCGAAGCTCCTTACGGCTACCTTATCGACCCGGATAACCGCAATCATCTGATACCCGACCCGGAAACGGCACACGTCGTAAAACAGATTTTTGCAATGTATGTACGGGGCGACCGTATGTGTGAAATCCAGAACTGGCTGCGGGACAATGAGATATTGACCGTCGGGGAACTGCGCTACCGCAGGACAGGGAGCAAACGCCACCCCCGCCCACAGCTCAACGCATGGTACAACTGGCCGGATAAGACACTGTACGACATTCTGACAAGGAAAGAGTATTTAGGGCATACCATAACCGGGAAAACCTACAAGGTATCTTATAAGTCGAAAAAGACGAAAAAGAACCCGGAGGAAAAAAGGTATTTCTTCCCCAACACTCACGAACCTTTGATTGATGAAGAAACCTTTGAACTTGCACAGAAGCGGATTGCCACCCGGCAACGCCCGACAAAGGTTGATGAAATTGACCTGTTTTCCGGGCTGCTCTTTTGTGGGGACTGCGGCTACAAAATGTATGCAGTACGCGGAGCCGGGACGCTTGAACGGAAACACGCCTACACTTGCGGCAACTACCGCAACCGGGCAAGAAATGATATGCTCTGCACTACGCATTATATCCGCAAAAGCGTATTGAAAGAACTTGTCCTTGCAGACTTGCAGCGAGTAACGTCTTATGTGAAAGAGCATGAACAGGAGTTTATCGAAACCGCCAACGAGTGCAGCGCAAAGGCAGTACAAAAGACGCTGACACAGCAGCGGAAAGAACTTGACAAGGCGCAGAACCGTATTAACGAGCTGAACATCTTATTCCGCAAGCTCTACGAGGACAACGCTTTAGGGAAACTTTCAGATGAACAATTTGCTTTTCTGACTTCCGGCTATGATGAAGAAAAAAAGACGCTGACCCGGAGGATTGCGGAGCTGTCACAGGAAATCGACAACGCCACCGAGCGCAGCGCGGACGTAAAAAGGTTTGTCGCACTGGTACGCAGATACACAGCGATTGAAGAACTGACCTACGAAAACGTCCATGAATTTATTGACCGTATTCTTATTCACGAACTGGATAAGGAAACGAACACCCGCAAAATCGAAATCTTTTATAGCTTTGTCGGCAGAGTTGATACAGGCGACAAGCCTACTGAAAGTATCTCCTATTTCAGACAGATAGGAGCCGACGTAAAGAGTTATGCTATCTAA
- a CDS encoding transposon-encoded TnpW family protein, translated as MENIKQHDHRTTRRPDCVTEIRMGNTVLVVSGFFKKDTTSTAADKMARVLEAEAAATQKKAI; from the coding sequence ATGGAGAATATCAAGCAGCACGACCACCGTACCACCCGCCGCCCCGACTGCGTGACGGAAATCCGCATGGGGAATACCGTTCTTGTCGTGTCCGGCTTTTTCAAGAAAGACACCACCAGCACCGCCGCCGACAAGATGGCGAGGGTACTGGAAGCGGAAGCCGCTGCTACACAAAAAAAGGCGATTTGA
- a CDS encoding ATP-binding protein, which translates to MTSEIKDILENMTTAAPEMEDYIGEDGLLYCGKCHTPKEAYFPEGKELFGRDRHPAECDCQRAAREQRQAAEEHRRHVEAVENLKQRAFADSAMQQWTFENDNGRNPQTGIARRYAEHWEEMQAENIGCLFWGNVGNGKSYLAGCIANALMEKEVPVYMTNFAVILGDLSPGFTGRNEYISRLCRYPLLIIDDFGMERGTDYGLEQVFHVIDTRYRSNKPLIATTNRPLDELKKPTDTAHSRIYDRLLSMCVPIRFTGVNFRQETAKRKMETMKKLLAE; encoded by the coding sequence ATGACAAGTGAAATCAAAGATATTTTGGAGAACATGACAACCGCCGCCCCGGAGATGGAGGACTATATCGGCGAGGACGGACTGCTTTACTGCGGAAAGTGCCATACGCCGAAAGAAGCCTACTTCCCGGAGGGTAAGGAGCTGTTTGGCCGTGACCGCCACCCGGCAGAGTGCGACTGCCAGAGAGCCGCCCGTGAGCAGCGGCAGGCCGCCGAGGAACACCGCCGCCATGTGGAAGCCGTGGAAAATCTGAAACAGAGGGCTTTTGCCGACTCAGCCATGCAGCAATGGACATTCGAGAACGACAACGGCAGAAACCCGCAGACCGGGATTGCCCGGCGGTATGCGGAGCATTGGGAAGAAATGCAGGCCGAAAACATCGGCTGCCTGTTCTGGGGGAACGTCGGCAACGGGAAAAGCTACCTTGCGGGCTGTATCGCAAACGCCCTCATGGAGAAAGAAGTCCCCGTATATATGACGAACTTCGCCGTTATCCTGGGCGACCTCTCTCCCGGCTTTACAGGCCGGAATGAGTATATTTCCCGCCTTTGCCGCTATCCGCTGCTTATCATTGACGACTTCGGCATGGAGCGTGGCACCGACTATGGACTGGAACAGGTATTCCATGTGATTGATACCCGATACCGCAGCAACAAGCCGCTGATCGCCACCACCAACCGCCCGCTGGACGAGTTGAAAAAGCCGACAGACACGGCCCATTCCCGGATTTATGACCGACTGCTGTCCATGTGCGTCCCGATACGCTTTACTGGCGTCAACTTCCGGCAGGAAACCGCAAAGCGGAAAATGGAAACCATGAAGAAACTGCTGGCTGAATGA
- a CDS encoding replication initiator protein A, translated as MRDKAQKRHNTEGGDTIADYIRADTTLPAYLPYPRFLLKMEISQTAKLLYALLLDRSTLSQKNGWQDGEGRIFIVYPVAEIAEMLDKGCTAIKGALKELDAAGLLERERRGFSAPNRLYVKVPPVPVVRFSDQLMAGKATLIQSEKRPYDGRKTDPMMVGKPTPNKTNINNLIENQTMRASGEPPTAYGRYENIFLSKDEYDELQAEYPDRLERLIEEMSHYLAASGKAYQNYAAALHRWAANDKKGAVKQGIPDYTCMEGESL; from the coding sequence ATGCGTGACAAAGCCCAAAAACGACACAACACAGAGGGAGGTGATACTATCGCTGATTATATCAGGGCAGACACCACGCTGCCCGCCTATCTTCCATACCCCCGTTTCCTGCTGAAAATGGAGATTTCACAGACCGCCAAGCTGCTGTATGCGCTTTTATTAGACCGCTCCACCCTGTCACAGAAGAACGGCTGGCAGGACGGCGAGGGCAGGATATTCATTGTCTACCCCGTTGCGGAGATAGCGGAAATGCTGGACAAGGGTTGTACCGCCATCAAGGGAGCCTTGAAAGAACTGGACGCAGCCGGGCTTTTAGAACGGGAACGGCGGGGCTTCTCCGCACCCAATCGGCTTTATGTGAAAGTGCCGCCTGTCCCAGTGGTACGGTTTTCCGACCAACTGATGGCCGGAAAAGCGACCCTCATACAGTCGGAAAAGCGACCTTATGACGGTCGGAAAACCGACCCTATGATGGTCGGAAAACCGACCCCTAACAAAACTAATATAAACAACTTAATAGAGAACCAAACAATGAGAGCGAGTGGGGAGCCGCCCACAGCTTATGGCCGATATGAGAATATTTTTCTGTCAAAGGACGAATATGACGAGTTACAGGCAGAATACCCGGACAGGCTGGAACGGCTGATTGAGGAAATGAGCCATTACCTTGCCGCCAGCGGGAAAGCCTACCAGAATTATGCCGCCGCCTTGCACAGATGGGCGGCCAATGACAAAAAGGGAGCCGTAAAACAGGGCATCCCCGACTATACCTGTATGGAGGGAGAAAGCTTATGA
- a CDS encoding cysteine-rich VLP domain-containing protein yields the protein MNDKPSRMDYRQHQAARRLVHECCNYDEGNCLLLDDGEPCVCVQSISYSLMCRWFRVAVLPLDGELAAALLYRGSRKRCAVCGAAFVPKSNRGKYCPGCAGCMKKRKAAERKRKQRQKCHALEPFKPA from the coding sequence ATGAACGATAAGCCGTCCCGCATGGACTACCGCCAGCACCAGGCAGCCCGCCGCCTTGTGCATGAGTGCTGTAACTACGACGAGGGGAACTGCCTGCTGTTAGACGACGGGGAGCCTTGCGTGTGCGTCCAGAGCATTTCCTATTCCCTCATGTGCCGCTGGTTCCGTGTGGCTGTCCTGCCCCTTGACGGGGAGCTGGCCGCAGCCCTCTTGTACCGGGGGAGCCGGAAACGCTGCGCGGTCTGCGGGGCGGCCTTTGTCCCCAAATCCAACCGGGGGAAATACTGCCCCGGCTGCGCCGGGTGCATGAAGAAACGCAAAGCCGCCGAGAGAAAGCGGAAACAAAGGCAGAAATGTCACGCTTTAGAGCCTTTCAAACCCGCATAA
- a CDS encoding relaxase/mobilization nuclease domain-containing protein, with amino-acid sequence MATLKHLGSKNADYGAAEQYLLFEHDEFTMKPVLDENGRLIPREDYRLSTLNCGGEDFAVACMRSNLRYEKNQRREDVKSHHYIISFDPRDGPDNGLTVDRAQALGEQFCKEHFPGHQALVCTHPDGHNHSGNIHVHIVINSLRIEEVPFLPYMDRPADTKAGCKHRCTDAALRYFKSEVMEMCHREGLYQIDLLNGSKNRVTDREYWAQKKGQAALDKQNAPMIAGGITPRQTKFETNKEKLRQTLRKALATAASFDEFSSLLLREGVTVKESRGRLSYLTPDRTKPITARKLGGDFDRTAVLAVLEQNAQRGVTVRYTPQHQAARAAEQTAAIPEYLHAGKGRLQGEKTGKIDPRQDSVQRLVDIEQKMAEGKGKGYERWAKIHNLKQAAKTLTIYQQYGFSSPEQLEAAVATAYQEMRQTSGELKALETKLQGKRELRQQVLAYAKTKPIREGLKAQKSEKARAAYRQANESDFIIAEAAARYFKAQGLTKLPGRKALQAEIEQLISEKDGLYNTYHEQKQRFRELQTVKRNIDQILRREEPHRRKEQSHER; translated from the coding sequence TTGGCAACACTCAAGCATTTAGGCTCTAAGAACGCCGACTACGGAGCCGCCGAACAATACCTGCTCTTTGAGCATGACGAATTTACTATGAAGCCCGTCCTTGATGAAAACGGCAGGCTTATCCCCCGTGAGGATTATCGCTTGTCCACGCTGAACTGCGGCGGCGAGGATTTTGCCGTTGCGTGTATGCGCTCCAATCTCCGCTATGAGAAAAATCAGCGGCGGGAGGATGTGAAAAGCCACCACTATATCATCAGCTTTGACCCACGGGACGGGCCGGACAACGGCCTGACCGTAGACCGGGCGCAGGCGTTGGGGGAGCAATTCTGTAAAGAGCATTTCCCCGGCCATCAGGCCCTTGTCTGCACCCACCCGGACGGGCATAACCACAGCGGCAACATCCATGTGCATATCGTCATTAACAGCCTGCGGATAGAGGAAGTGCCGTTCCTGCCCTACATGGACAGGCCAGCGGACACGAAAGCCGGGTGCAAGCACCGCTGCACCGACGCAGCCCTACGCTACTTCAAGTCCGAGGTCATGGAGATGTGCCACCGGGAAGGACTTTACCAAATCGACCTCTTGAACGGCAGCAAGAACCGTGTCACAGACCGGGAATATTGGGCGCAGAAAAAGGGACAGGCCGCACTGGACAAGCAGAACGCCCCCATGATTGCAGGCGGTATCACGCCCCGGCAGACCAAGTTTGAAACGAACAAGGAGAAGCTGCGGCAGACCCTACGGAAAGCCCTTGCCACCGCTGCCAGCTTTGACGAGTTTTCCTCTCTGCTGTTGCGGGAGGGTGTGACCGTCAAGGAGAGCCGGGGGCGGCTGTCCTACCTCACGCCAGACAGGACGAAGCCTATCACCGCCCGGAAGCTGGGCGGCGACTTTGACCGCACCGCCGTCCTTGCCGTTTTGGAGCAGAACGCCCAGAGGGGCGTAACGGTTCGCTACACCCCGCAGCACCAAGCCGCCAGAGCCGCCGAACAGACCGCAGCCATACCCGAATACCTACACGCCGGGAAAGGCCGCTTACAGGGCGAAAAGACAGGGAAAATCGACCCCAGACAGGACAGTGTGCAGCGGCTTGTGGACATTGAGCAGAAGATGGCCGAGGGCAAGGGCAAAGGCTATGAACGATGGGCGAAGATACACAATCTGAAACAGGCCGCCAAGACCCTGACCATCTACCAACAGTACGGCTTTTCTTCCCCGGAACAGCTTGAAGCCGCCGTTGCTACCGCCTATCAGGAAATGCGCCAGACCAGCGGCGAACTGAAAGCACTGGAAACGAAGCTGCAAGGGAAAAGGGAGTTGCGGCAACAGGTACTTGCCTATGCCAAGACCAAGCCCATCCGCGAGGGGCTGAAAGCGCAGAAATCCGAGAAAGCCCGCGCCGCATACCGCCAGGCAAACGAGAGCGATTTTATCATAGCCGAAGCCGCCGCCCGGTATTTCAAGGCACAGGGGCTTACCAAGCTGCCCGGCCGAAAAGCGTTGCAGGCCGAGATCGAGCAGCTTATCTCCGAGAAAGACGGCCTGTACAACACCTATCACGAACAGAAGCAGCGGTTCAGGGAGTTGCAGACCGTCAAGCGGAACATCGACCAGATTTTGCGCCGGGAAGAGCCGCACCGCAGAAAGGAGCAGAGCCATGAACGATAA
- a CDS encoding plasmid mobilization protein codes for MPKRYNTPHRSHVVKTRLTDEEYADFTERLAPYGISQSEFLRQAIRRTTIRPVLHVSSVNDELLSAVGKLTAEYGRIGGNLNQIARTLNEWHSPYPAMAKELREAAADLAALKYEVLKKVGDAVGNTQAFRL; via the coding sequence ATGCCGAAGCGATACAACACCCCCCACCGCAGCCATGTTGTGAAAACCCGGCTGACCGATGAAGAATACGCCGACTTCACAGAACGGCTTGCGCCCTATGGTATCAGTCAGTCCGAATTTCTCCGGCAGGCCATCCGGCGCACTACCATACGCCCCGTACTCCATGTGTCGTCAGTCAATGACGAGCTGCTCTCCGCTGTCGGGAAGCTCACAGCCGAGTACGGCAGGATTGGCGGCAATCTCAACCAGATTGCCCGCACCCTCAACGAGTGGCATAGCCCCTACCCGGCTATGGCAAAGGAATTGCGGGAAGCGGCCGCCGACCTTGCCGCCCTCAAGTATGAAGTCCTAAAGAAAGTAGGTGACGCCGTTGGCAACACTCAAGCATTTAGGCTCTAA
- a CDS encoding helix-turn-helix domain-containing protein gives MSKLLPYETIVKAHEGDPDAIDTILSHYAGYIRYCSKVHGKVNAEVEEHIKQQLIAALFKFRFDR, from the coding sequence ATGAGTAAACTTCTCCCCTATGAAACAATCGTCAAAGCCCATGAGGGCGACCCGGACGCAATCGACACCATTCTTTCCCACTATGCCGGATATATCCGCTACTGTTCCAAAGTACACGGGAAAGTCAACGCCGAAGTTGAGGAACATATAAAGCAACAGCTCATTGCCGCCCTGTTCAAATTTCGCTTTGACCGATAA